The following are encoded together in the Strongyloides ratti genome assembly S_ratti_ED321, chromosome : 2 genome:
- a CDS encoding Nematode cuticle collagen, N-terminal domain and Collagen triple helix repeat-containing protein translates to MKSNSEEAKMVKFNESDLAHFRRLAFITVALSTVTMLASVVVLPVAYQYIQRIQSTVVSDIEFCRSRNKDLWSEVVTVQLGKGQHDRADRMRREATANRNGKWLFGHFIQTHDSREAAMAAQNAFSKEIRRQQPYRDDSYAAGNGNNAPSAAVEASSTSPSSSDCCPCEYGPPGPPGEPGTPGTDGNDGVAGKDGSPGSDAPATQSAPTGCIRECPPGPPGPPGAPGDKGAKGYPGEMGANGEPGNPGPRGPQGLQGPQGIQGQQGRPGDKGAPGKHIPGVAPPGPPGRPGEPGIPGLPGVQGDKGAPGPKGDAGEKGETGNPGPYGKPGTPGPIGPPGLPGDMGSCSECPTPRTPPGY, encoded by the exons ATGAAATCAAATTCTGAGGAAGCAAAGATGGTTAAATTTAACGAAAGTGATCTTGCACATTTTAGAAGACTTGCTTTTATTACAGTTGCCCTTTCCACTGTCACAATGTTAGCTTCAGTTGTTGTTTTACCTGTTGCATATCAATATATTCAAAGAATTCAAAGTACTGTTGTGTCAGATATTGAATTCTGCAGA agtAGAAATAAAGATTTGTGGAGTGAAGTTGTTACAGTACAATTAGGTAAAGGACAACATGATAGAGCTGATAGAATGAGAAGAGAAGCTACAGCTAACAGAAATGGAAAATGGTTATTTGGACACTTTATTCAAACACATGATTCACGTGAAGCTGCCATGGCTGCACAAAATGCATTTAGTAAAGAAATTCGTCGTCAACAACCATACAGAGATGATTCATATGCTGCTGGTAATGGAAATAATGCCCCAAGTGCTGCTGTCGAAGCCTCATCTACAAGTCCATCCTCTTCTGATTGTTGTCCATGTGAATATGGACCACCAGGACCACCAGGTGAACCAGGTACTCCTGGTACTGATGGAAATGATGGTGTAGCAGGCAAAGATGGATCTCCAGGAAGTGATGCTCCAGCAACACAAAGTGCTCCAACTGGTTGTATTCGTGAATGTCCACCAGGACCACCAGGACCACCTGGAGCACCAGGAGATAAAGGAGCTAAAGGTTATCCAGGTGAGATGGGAGCTAATGGTGAACCAGGAAATCCAGGACCAAGAGGACCACAAGGATTACAAGGACCACAAGGAATCCAAGGACAACAAGGAAGACCAGGAGATAAAGGAGCTCCAGGTAAACATATTCCAGGAGTTGCACCACCAGGACCACCAGGACGTCCAGGTGAACCAGGTATTCCAGGATTACCAGGAGTACAAGGAGACAAAGGAGCTCCAGGTCCAAAAGGAGATGCAGGAGAAAAAGGAGAAACTGGAAACCCAGGCCCATACGGTAAACCTGGAACACCTGGTCCAATTGGTCCACCAGGATTACCCGGTGACATGGGAAGTTGTTCAGAATGTCCAA caCCAAGAACACCACCAGGTTATTAA
- a CDS encoding Trimethyllysine dioxygenase, mitochondrial → MFVIKKNLTFKKFFSTTNILLKKFNNINICDNKKGIQLENQDGEIIKIPLIWLRDHCKSEKSYTWKTFQKNVILNDLWKQSEINNNSDIKFDKENQKIFIKWKDGHKSEYDIKSILKSNTYKNNQIPEKILWNKKLFISNSKPLSYNNLDVREFYKEFFKYGLVFINDVPYHDSKYTKELCEKIACIQNTLFGSFWVFSNSSTNKDEVHADTAYTSTSIGLHTDGTYFQQTPGIQVLHCLQKSKSGGENILTDGFYCAQNLNKKYPTYYKFLSNNKFYHHYKELPSDNTSTGYHSVNYSNIIETSNDEIKQIRFNPYDRMDITIGRSEEDYNNLMIFYQSYTKFNEILNDEDNTLEISLNPGTVMFMDNKRILHARKEFEGKRIMCGAYLNYDDMVARANSLFEGNKIEYL, encoded by the exons atgtttgttataaaaaaaaatttaacttttaaaaaatttttttcaacaacaaatattttattaaaaaaatttaataatataaatatatgtgataataaaaaaggaaTTCAATTAGAAAATCAAG atggagaaataataaaaatacctTTAATTTGGTTACGTGATCATTGTAAAAGTGAAAAATCTTATACATGGAAaacatttcaaaaaaatgttatattaaacGATCTATGGAAACAATcagaaattaataataattctgACATAAAATTTGACaaagaaaatcaaaaaatatttattaaatggaAAGATGGTCATAAAAGTGAATATGATATTAAATCAATCTTAAAATCaaatacttataaaaataatcaaataccagaaaaaattttgtggaataaaaaattatttatttcaaattcaaaaccattatcatataataatttagatGTTAGagaattttataaagaattttttaaatatggtttagtttttattaatgatgtACCATATCATGACTCTAAATATACAAAAGAACTTTGTGAAAAAATTGCCTGTATCCAAAATACATTATTTGGTTCATTTTGGGTATTTTCTAATTCAAGTACAAATAAAGATGAAGTTCACGCTGATACAGCTTACACCTCAACATCAATAGGTTTACATACAGATGGTACATATTTTCAACAAACCCCAGGTATTCAAGTACTTCATTGTCTTCAAAAATCAAAAAGTGGTggtgaaaatattttaactgaTGGTTTTTATTGCGCACAAAAtcttaacaaaaaatatcctacttattacaaatttttaagtaacaataaattttatcatcacTATAAAGAATTACCTAGTGATAATACATCAACAGGTTATCATAGTGTTAATTATTCAAATATCATTGAAACATCAAATGATGAGATAAAGCAAATAAGATTTAATCCTTATGATAGAATGGATATAACTATTGGTAGAAGTGAAGAAGATTACAATAacttaatgattttttatcaatcatATACAAagtttaatgaaatattaaatgatgaAGATAATACTTTAGAGATATCTTTAAATCCAGGTACTGTAATGTTTATGGATAATAAACGTATCCTTCATGCAAGAAAAGAATTTGAAGGTAAAAGAATTATGTGTGGagcatatttaaattatgatGATATGGTAGCAAGAGCTAATAGTCTTTTTGAGGGTAAcaaaattgaatatttataa
- a CDS encoding Speckle-type POZ protein, translating into MTDSVPQTSCSNHCYTSFGTAKLNISWNIADFFKIKNIYPGNFYLKSLPFEDNYFSNSFWEIYLSNGNYNDYNENVKLSLRLNSKNLENNVTQAMLSISTIMNNSTIKHFDNTCSFSNNSNNVREFTTSLNLNKHKSTLGNDTLTIFLEIEYILNENKHYFKPSSITSVTINKDMSNFLNNSEIQRKFKKFSDCTIICGDKKLNVNKFLLILHSSVFEAMFSNKNTSESKENCIIISDSSIEEVENMVYFLYNFEIPENPSVENVINLLRLAEKYDIKELKFKCEEILMDKLSNDNVCDFLQFSDTYNSKILKEICIKKIQQCFSIISTTEKFLQLKETNPKLVNDVYEFVIFKNEILKEE; encoded by the exons ATGACAGATTCTGTTCCACAAACTTCATGTTCAAATCATTGTTATACTTCTTTTGGTACTGCTAAATTAAACATAAGTTGGAAt attgccgatttttttaaaattaaaaatatttacccagggaatttttatttaaaaagtttaccatttgaagataattatttttctaattcatTTTGGGAAATTTATCTTAGTAATGGTAATTATAATGATTATAATGAGAATGTTAAACTAAGTCTTAGATTGAATTCAAAAAATCTTGAAAATAATGTTACACAAGCAATGTTATCAATATCAACCATTATGAATAATTCTACAATTAAACATTTTGACAACACTTGTTCTTTTTCGaataattcaaataatgTACGTGAATTTACTACAAGccttaatttaaataaacataaaagtACACTTGGTAACGATactttaacaatatttttagaaattgaatatattttgaatgaaaataaacattatttcAAACCTAGTAGCATAACTTCTGTTACAATAAACAAGGATATGtcaaattttcttaataattcAGAAATCCAACgtaaattcaaaaaattttcgGATTGTACAATTATTTGTGGTGACAAAAAGCTTAAtgtcaataaatttttacttattttacATAGTTCTGTGTTTGAAGCCATGTTTTCTAACAAAAATACATCAGAATCTAAAGaaaattgtattataatTTCTGATTCATCAATTGAAGAAGTAGAAAATATggtttattttctttataattttgaaataccAGAAAATCCTAGTGtagaaaatgttataaatttattaagattggctgaaaaatatgatattaaaGAACTTAAATTTAAGTGTGAAGAAATACTTATGGATAAACTATCAAATGATAATGTTTGTGATTTTCTTCAATTTTCTGATACTTATAATTCTAAAATCTTAAAGGaaatatgtattaaaaaa ataCAACAATGTTTCAGTATCATATCGACAACTGAGAAATTCTTACAATTAAAGGAAACTAATCCAAAACTAGTTAATGATGTTTATGAAtttgtcatttttaaaaatgaaattctAAAAGAAGAATGA
- a CDS encoding Solute carrier family 12 member 1 — protein MSDNGNTSSDDGLHIKVTMNNVSNLPDIKITTEDNTEIPTNNDESKDKANNEDNNKLIVEDTSVVEIKRNISMPSNLETVTDKNIIFKEIIDNDTTINKVFSVSSDNIETMNKDDTILNWLTIEKLPNIEHYRQTVHKNVSRRPSMGELILGKDLIGSRKSYADLEKQGSESKIIDNGNIVVENGGNRFKKEKVKLNFFKGVYIPSYTNIVGTLLYLRMGFVAGQAGILGGVGIVTFSSFVLAITALSLSGISSNGKHQAGGLYYILSRSLGPHFGGSIGIIFSIANVAMAGLYLVGIAELISDLLVEAGYPLLTNAKINDIRIIGSILLCLLMLVSYAGPGVNNTLTTIFHSSYYLSFLDWVIGTFFPVNDYQFIRGVTGYSWQTAKANMFPEFRNDNTFITVFGVFFPGFTGMMAGVMFADNLQDPGRDVPLGLFTSLGTTFIMYIIGVIASGATMLRDASGIEFPKMDNESMSWLEPECSFNNTCRYGIMNFYPVAELEAAWRPLVIAGMFGMTISSTITNLDQGPINFYAVCKDSLFPHLQYFAKLGKGDIPRRSYILLSFLTLGLIIYGDLNSINNVVTNLFMASYLLVNYACFDASFVNSPGWRPQFPYYNKWIALFGAILCGMCMLLISIWTTGLIIIFFVSTYGYMHYLRPDVNWGDSHQAHLYINALHSLQKLTNTEIHVKNYRPQILLLSGNPASRLPLIDFANSITKGDSLLIAGHVIPYNHNERTYSIMKMLETKMNHFLHTNRIKAFYMPLVNLKLRNGVKNFFQISGLGKLKPNVLILGFKSNWKFVDVKNIEEINDYVGMLRDAFLNNYGVGILRNSDDSFDFSQVLTELDVYKAYNGLHSRKSSNTKDGTPNSTPLHTPSKIKTMLEKTLHHPSNEMERKLSTVVRAQKQMIDISNDEKLFNKTYNSSTTSMINLGLECSSSEFQLGVNLKEDGKSDNNGMPQRRNSHISMSQMVRQVTQNRLSFKMKSDSDISIPDKDTIERINKYRMKPKNPIIDVWWLFDDGGLTLLIPHLLRLPKSYLEGATLRVFTLASSQACTHADEQQMAALLAQFRIECNDVKVIEDISKKPHNNTIKEFETMISKWKVTTNTTEDVEKGFITPGAVQHQKKRTYRELRMRELLLQHSKNSNLIAITLPVPREGIPSSLYMAWLDMLTKDLPPTLMIRGNQTSVLTFYS, from the exons ATGTCTGATAATGGCAACACTTCTTCAGATGATGGTTTGCATATAAAAGTTACAATGAATAATGTAAGCAATTTGCctgatattaaaattactacTGAAGATAATACTGAAATCCCAACAAATAATGATGAATCAAAAGATAAGGCAAATAATGAAgacaataataaattgataGTTGAAGATACTAGTGTTGtggaaataaaaagaaatattagtATGCCATCAAATTTAGAAACTGTaactgataaaaatataatatttaaagaaattattgataatgatACAACTATCAAtaag gtaTTTTCTGTGTCTTCTGATAACATTGAAACAATGAATAAAGATGATACTATATTGAATTGGTTaacaattgaaaaattacCAAATATAGAACATTATAGGCAAACTGTTCATAAAAATGTTAGCAGAAGACCATCTATGGGTGAATTAATTTTAGGAAAAGATTTAATAGGTTCAAGAAAAAGTTATGCTGATCTTGAAAAACAAGGAAGTGAatctaaaattattgataatggAAATATTGTTGTTGAGAATGGTGGTAATAGATTTAAGaaagaaaaagttaaattaaatttttttaaaggaGTATATATTCCATCATATACAAATATTGTTGGTACTTTATTATACTTACGTATGGGTTTTGTAGCTGGACAGGCAGGAATTTTAGGTGGTGTTGGTATTGTTACATTTTCATCATTTGTCTTAGCAATAACTGCTTTATCACTTTCTGGAATTAGTTCAAATGGTAAACATCAAGCAGGAggtttatattatattctttCAAGATCTCTTGGACCACATTTTGGTGGTTCAATaggaattattttttcaatagcTAATGTTGCTATGGCTGGTTTATATTTAGTTGGTATTGCTGAATTGATATCTGATTTGTTAGTTGAAGCTGGATATCCATTATTAACAAATGccaaaattaatgatattcGAATTATTGGatctattttattatgtttattaatGTTAGTATCATATGCTGGGCCTGGTGTTAATAATACATTAACAACTATTTTTCATTCatcatattatttatcatttcttGATTGGGTTATTGGAACATTTTTTCCTGTTAATgattatcaatttattaGAGGTGTTACAGGATATAGTTGGCAGACAGCTAAAGCTAATATGTTCCCAGAATTTCGTAAtgataatacttttataacaGTTTTTGGTGTTTTTTTTCCTGGATTTACTGGTATGATGGCTGGTGTTATGTTTGCAGATAATTTACAAGATCCAGGAAGAGATGTTCCattag gATTATTTACATCACTTGGAACAACatttattatgtatataattGGTGTTATAGCATCAGGAGCAACAATGTTAAGAGATGCATCTGGTATTGAATTTCCAAAAATGGATAATGAAAGTATGAGTTGGCTTGAACCTGAAtgttcatttaataatacttgTCGATATGgtataatgaatttttatccTGTTGCTGAATTAGAAGCAGCCTGGAGACCTTTAGTTATTGCTGGAATGTTTGGTATGACAATTTCATCAACTATAACTAATCTTGATCAGGGaccaataaatttttatgctGTATGTAAAGATTCATTATTTCCacatttacaatattttgcTAAATTAGGAAAAGGTGACATTCCACGACGTtcatacattttattatcttttttaacacTTGGATTAATTATATATGGTGATCTTAATTCAATTAATAATGTTGTTACAAATCTTTTTATGGCATCATATCTTTTAGTAAATTATGCATGTTTTGATGCATCATTCGTTAATTCACCTGGATGGAGACCACAATTTccatattataataaatggaTAGCATTATTTGGTGCTATATTATGTGGTATGTGTATGTTATTAATATCTATATGGACAACTggtttaattataatattttttgtatcaaCATATGGATATATGCATTACCTAAGACCAGATGTTAATTGGGGTGATTCACATCAGgcacatttatatataaatgctCTTCATtcattacaaaaattaacaaatacaGAAATtcatgtaaaaaattatagaccacaaattttattattatctggAAATCCAGCAAGTCGTCTACCATTAATTGATTTTGCTAATAGTATAACAAAAGGTGATTCATTATTAATTGCAGGACATGTTATTCCATATAATCATAATGAAAGAACATATAGTATAATGAAAATGTTAGAAACAAAAATGAATCATTTTTTACATACTAATAGAATAAAAGCATTTTATATGCCtttagttaatttaaaattaagaaatggtgtaaaaaatttttttcaaatatctGGTTTAGGTAAATTGAAAccaaatgttttaatattaggTTTCAAATCAAATTGGAAATTTGTtgatgtaaaaaatattgaagaaaTTAATGATTATGTTGGAATGTTAAGAGatgcatttttaaataattatggTGTTggtattttaagaaatagtGATGATTCTTTTGACTTTAGTCAAGTTTTGACTGAATTAGATGTTTATAAAGCTTATAATGGTTTACATTCTAGAAAATCAAGTAATACAAAAGATGGAACTCCAAATTCAACTCCATTACATACaccttcaaaaattaaaactatgTTAGAAAAAACATTACATCATCCATCAAATGAAATGGAAAGAAAATTGTCAACTGTTGTAAGGGCACAAAAACAGATGATTGATATTTCtaatgatgaaaaattatttaataaaacatataattCTAGTACTACTTCAATGATAAATTTAGGACTTGAATGTTCCTCATCAGAATTTCAGTTAGgagttaatttaaaagaagatGGAAAATCTGATAATAATGGTATGCCACAGAGAAGAAATTCTCATATTTCTATGTCACAAATGGTTCGTCAAGTTACACAAAACAgattaagttttaaaatgaaaag tgATTCTGATATATCTATACCTGATAAAGATACAATtgaaagaataaataaataccGAATGAAACCAAAAAATCCAATTATTGATGTATGGTGGTTATTTGATGATGGCGGCCTAACACTTTTAATTCCACATTTGTTGCGGCTACCAAAGTCATATCTTGag ggTGCAACATTAAGAGTTTTTACCTTAGCATCATCACAGGCATGTACTCATGCTGATGAACAACAAATGGCAGCATTACTTGCACAATTTAGAATTGAATGTAATGATGTTAAGGTTATTGAagatatttctaaaaaaccacataataatacaataaaagaatttgaaACAATGATATCTAAATGGAAGGTAACAACAAATACAACAGAAGATGTTGAAAAAGGATTTATTACACCAGGAGCTGTACAACATCAAAAAAAACGAACATATAGAGAATTAAGAATGAGAGAACTTCTTCTTCAACATTCAAAGAATTCAAATCTTATTGCTATAACATTACCTGTTCCACGTGAAGGAATTCCTAGTTCCCTTTATATGGCATGGTTAGATATGCTGACAAAAGATCTTCCTCCAACATTAATGATAAGGGGTAACCAAACCAGTGTTCTAACATTCTATtcataa
- a CDS encoding EF-hand domain and EF-hand domain pair-containing protein — MASWDQCLREMFRQHDKDMSGYIGKEDILVMLLNADKVKENDPIFKTNLRFLINIIKEADKDGDQKISFEEFKEYINKANEQST; from the exons atggcTTCTTGGG ATCAATGTCTTCGTGAAATGTTTCGCCAACATGATAAGGATATGAGTGGTTATATTGGTAAAGAAGATATCCTTGTTATGCTTCTAAATGCAGATAAa gtaaaagaaaatgacccaatttttaaaacaaatttacgATTCCTCATTAACATAATTAAGGAAGCTGACAAAGATGGTGatcaaaaaatttcatttgaaG aatTCAAAGAGTACATTAACAAGGCCAACGAACAATCAAcataa
- a CDS encoding Peroxisome biogenesis factor 10 yields MARLFPADISEIIRASNRDEEHINSITEIIIKNLKLYLNPRKILQYSYYAPVLAKIIYYSSTSLLKKQTLGEEYMNLIQVVSRSKRQLPSVFIHIIFIIFEGCSKLFEKYFSILTLPYYIKCKNYILLDEIVNDNEMIEYLSEWKDIIKNYLFPIIEKLHLSYFYLIDNNFYSLSKRLTNIKYFSLSSNTSIQIQKLLFYIGILNFIISFYLIFDGVYKIYIKYQEKRNYLPIKHTFSNTNQNKKLLEKYLEKSKFTCPLCLQISFPASTPCGHVYCFTCLTTGVLKENSKYTNKDRPLKCPQCRHQFAYIVSFIGNIKGENKICRYHGDCPKCEESYALRYCYQNECHCVERVPVYSDN; encoded by the exons atggcAAGACTATTTCCTGCAGATATATCAGAAATTATAAGAGCATCAAATCGTGATGAAGAACATATAAATTCAATAACtgaaattatcattaaaaatcttaaattatatttaaatccAAGAAAAATTCTACAATATTCATATTATGCACCAGTATTagcaaaaattatttattattcatcaacatcattattaaagaaaCAAACATTAGGTGAAGAATATATGAATTTAATACAAGTTGTTTCAAGATCAAAAAGACAACTACCTTCtgtttttattcatattatatttattatttttgaaggatgttctaaattatttgaaaaatatttttctattctAACACTTCCTTACtatattaaatgtaaaaattatattttattagatgAGATAGTTAATGATAATGAGATGATTGAATATCTTTCAGAATGGaaagatattataaaaaactatttatttcctattattgaaaagttacatttatcatatttttatctcattgataataatttttattcattatctAAAAgattaacaaatattaaatatttttcattaagtTCAAATACCTCAATacaaatacaaaaattattattttatataggtatattaaattttattatatcattttatttaatatttgatggtgtatataaaatatatataaaatatcaagaaaaaagaaattatttaccTATTAAACATACATTTTCTAATACTAatcaaaacaaaaaattacttgaaaaatatttagaaaagtCTAAATTTACATGTCCTTTATGTTTACAAATTTCATTTCCTGCTTCAACACCATGTGGACATGTTTATTGTTTCACCTGCCTAACTACAGgtgttttaaaagaaaattctaaatatacaaataaagACAGACCATTGAAATGTCCACAATGTAGACATCAATTTGCCTATA ttgTCAGCTTTATTGGAAATATTAAGggagaaaataaaatatgtagaTATCATGGTGATTGCCCTAAATGTGAAGAATCTTATGCTTTAAGATATTGTTATCAAAATGAATGCCATTGTGTTGAAAGAGTTCCTGTTTATAgtgataattaa
- a CDS encoding Two pore domain potassium channel family and Two pore domain potassium channel domain-containing protein yields MESSLYLNTSTYFDIDNIPLIDDENIEKGIILEGKVMETDEKIKKNGYRKISEKRFIVTRIDDNFDNSMEKEKFINKNYDMIENNSIRKDSENYSPLLHDYSNDNSESNDKPYIMKVFNKKIHIRNPWELFKKDFIKRRGVEEKRFKIEIIRACLPQLILILTLLGYIAFGVYIFHSYDENIKLEETRNVVLFVFTTIATIGYGNLSPTGQNMKIFCTGYSYLGIPLMFSVFRNIGESCAKFIWLLRASLSTDPNFKPKCSISLPIQVIMIFLFLHTTLGLFLFHYWIDNINYVDAVYMSFISITTIGYGDLTPKPRTNFQTAIVLLYLSVGISIMSMMISTLSEMMKIVHVVGRSPAKAKDALIYINGEHITVGTLLKMIAKQFNVHPRELQSVIKNLDQIITAALEEEKRNERRLRRRRFSLSPFDKFKRQKSLSLESEETQFDSINFITLNSSNYNPHTCKYIQALGQLNHISQQSDKSRNNTIVLQKNLQKNLQAMAKRRSSLYATKLKYKDEYNSLKLMSE; encoded by the exons atggaatcttctctttatttaaatacatCCACATATTTTGACATTGATAATATACCATTAATAGATgatgaaaatattgaaaaaggTATCATTTTAGAGGGTAAAGTTATGGAAACGgatgaaaaaataaagaaaaatggatatagaaaaatttcagAGAAAAGATTTATTGTTACAAGAATTGatgataattttgataatagtatggaaaaagaaaaatttataaacaaaaattatgatatgattgaaaataattctaTTAGAAAAGATTCTGAAAATTATTCACCTTTATTACATGATTATTCAAATGATAATAGTGAATCTAATGATAAACCTTATATAATGAAAGtatttaataagaaaattcATATTAGAAATCCATGggaattatttaaaaaagattttattaaaagaagagGAGTTGAAGAAAAAAGGTTTAAAATAGAa aTTATTCGAGCTTGTTTACCAcagttaatattaattttaactttattagGATATATTGCATTTGgggtatatatttttcatagttatgatgaaaatataaaattagaaGAAACAAGAAATGTagtattatttgtatttacAACAATAGCTACAATAg gtTATGGAAATTTATCACCAACAGGacaaaatatgaaaatattttgtactGGTTACAGTTACTTAGGAATTCCATTAATGTTTTCagtttttagaaatatagGTGAAAGTTGTGCAAAATTTATATGGCTTTTACGGGCATCATTATCTACAGATCCAAATTTTAAACCAAAATGTAGTATATCCCTACCAATACAGGtaattatgatatttttatttctccATACAACATTaggattatttttatttcattattggattgataatattaattatgttGATGCTGTTTATATGAGTTTTATTTCTATAACAACAATTGGGTATGGTGATTTAACACCTAAACCAAGAACAAATTTTCAAACGGCTATTGTTTTGTTGTATCTTAGTGTTGGAATTTCTATAATGTCAATGATGATAAGTACACTTTCAGAGATGATGAAAATAGTACATGTTGTTGGTAGATCACCAGCAAAAGCCAAAGATGCTTTGATATACATTAATGGTGAACATATTACAGTTGgtacattattaaaaatgattgctaaacaatttaat gTACATCCTCGTGAATTACAATCagttatcaaaaatttagatCAAATAATTACGGCAGCCTTGGAGGAggaaaaaagaaatgaaagGAGATTAAGAAGGAGACGTTTCTCATTGTCAccatttgataaatttaaacgTCAAAAGTCACTATCATTAGAATCTGAAGAAACACAATTTgattcaattaattttataactttaaattcATCAAATTATAATCCTCATACATGTAAATATATTCAGGCACTAGGGCAATTGAATCACATATCACAACAAAGTGATAAAAGTCGAAATAATACAATAGTTTTACagaaaaatttacaaaaaaatttacaagcAATGGCAAAAAGAAGAAGTAGTTTATATgcaacaaaattaaaatataaagatgaatataattcattaaaaCTTATGAGtgaataa